One Candidatus Ancaeobacter aquaticus DNA segment encodes these proteins:
- a CDS encoding MBL fold metallo-hydrolase RNA specificity domain-containing protein — protein sequence MLASDNSIFPSIVKNLDDTNGAKMIYSMWKGYLTEKLNGYCNQEKIEIEDVHTSGHDSVEDLQAFAKAINPKMLAPIHTFSADKFVDLFDNVRLVNDGDVIII from the coding sequence ATGCTCGCCAGTGATAATTCTATATTTCCGAGCATTGTTAAGAACCTGGACGATACAAACGGTGCAAAAATGATCTACTCGATGTGGAAAGGGTATCTAACCGAAAAGTTAAATGGATATTGCAACCAGGAGAAAATAGAGATTGAAGACGTTCACACGAGCGGACATGACTCCGTGGAAGATCTGCAGGCTTTTGCAAAAGCCATTAATCCGAAGATGCTTGCCCCAATCCACACCTTCTCAGCTGATAAGTTTGTCGATCTGTTTGATAATGTTAGACTTGTTAATGACGGGGATGTTATAATTATATAG
- a CDS encoding alpha/beta hydrolase has product MIIGAYILIILLCVFIACFIHYKLWRSHLVKRLEQRSSIIKTAMGEVEYIIIGPADGPILLISHSGGSGYDNVFLYDFLVNEGFRIICPSKPGYLRTSLKVGKTFEEHADMFASLLDCLGIHEKVAILGVSLGGPAALQFALRHQERTACLIMQDAVSHEYHASKEAENSILGKLYLSSSGRKFLSWLMSVFTYLWPKQTFATYLKVETLYDRKQIKEIVNEIMKSHKETKKFKQFADMSAPLDLRAVGMDNEMIYASKLPRYPLENIKVPVLVTQSRMDRDVAKSHGDFVGKTVINAETYYFDGCGHMFWFGDEWPKIKTKLIEFLKKYMK; this is encoded by the coding sequence ATGATAATCGGTGCATATATTTTAATTATTTTATTATGTGTTTTTATAGCATGTTTTATTCATTATAAATTATGGAGGTCTCATCTTGTTAAAAGACTGGAACAAAGGAGCAGTATTATTAAAACAGCAATGGGCGAAGTTGAATATATAATTATAGGCCCTGCCGATGGACCAATATTATTAATCTCCCACAGCGGCGGAAGCGGTTATGATAATGTCTTTTTGTATGATTTTCTGGTAAATGAAGGATTCAGGATAATCTGTCCGTCAAAACCAGGTTATCTTAGAACCTCTTTAAAAGTCGGAAAGACTTTTGAAGAACATGCTGATATGTTCGCATCTTTGCTTGATTGCCTCGGTATTCATGAAAAAGTAGCGATTTTAGGTGTATCGTTAGGAGGACCCGCTGCATTGCAATTTGCCCTGAGGCATCAGGAACGTACAGCATGCCTGATTATGCAGGATGCAGTAAGCCACGAATATCATGCAAGCAAAGAGGCAGAAAATTCTATTTTAGGAAAACTTTATCTCTCTAGTTCAGGTAGAAAGTTTTTAAGCTGGCTGATGAGTGTATTCACATATTTATGGCCAAAACAAACCTTTGCAACATACCTAAAGGTAGAGACACTTTATGATAGAAAACAGATAAAAGAGATAGTAAATGAGATTATGAAGAGCCATAAGGAGACAAAAAAATTCAAGCAATTTGCGGATATGTCAGCCCCTTTAGATTTGCGCGCAGTTGGAATGGACAATGAAATGATTTATGCCTCAAAATTGCCGAGGTATCCTCTTGAGAATATTAAAGTCCCTGTTTTGGTTACTCAAAGCAGGATGGATAGAGATGTGGCTAAATCACATGGCGATTTCGTAGGAAAAACCGTAATAAACGCAGAGACTTATTATTTTGACGGATGTGGACATATGTTTTGGTTTGGCGATGAGTGGCCTAAGATAAAGACAAAACTTATCGAGTTTTTGAAAAAATATATGAAATGA
- a CDS encoding class I SAM-dependent methyltransferase has product MEREAAENYKRYSGRINLFKKFSYDVEKERNFIIEEAQPLYGDILEVGTGKGYLTVALAKEGYTFTGIDILEEEQNLARQNVKYFGFEKQVDFKIENAEHLSFENESFDIIFSVNMMHHLMNPLKVIDELIRIVSFEGKIILSDFSKEGLEVANKVHQHEGRVHQCGDVDLDNIMRYLQGKGFNIDRHNGRYQEIGIAYHRLI; this is encoded by the coding sequence TTGGAAAGAGAAGCAGCTGAAAACTACAAAAGATATTCAGGAAGAATAAATCTCTTCAAGAAATTTAGTTATGACGTTGAGAAGGAACGTAACTTTATTATAGAAGAGGCCCAACCTCTATATGGTGACATATTGGAAGTTGGAACAGGAAAAGGTTATTTAACGGTTGCTTTAGCAAAAGAAGGATATACATTTACCGGCATTGATATTTTAGAAGAAGAACAAAATCTTGCCCGCCAGAACGTAAAATATTTTGGTTTTGAGAAACAAGTGGATTTTAAGATAGAAAACGCCGAACATTTAAGCTTTGAAAATGAAAGCTTTGATATAATATTTTCAGTCAACATGATGCACCATCTTATGAATCCGCTTAAAGTGATAGATGAGTTAATAAGAATTGTTTCTTTTGAAGGTAAAATTATTTTAAGCGATTTTAGTAAAGAAGGATTAGAAGTAGCAAACAAGGTTCATCAACATGAAGGACGGGTGCATCAATGCGGCGATGTTGACTTGGATAACATAATGAGATATTTACAGGGCAAGGGGTTTAATATAGATAGGCATAATGGTAGATATCAAGAAATAGGAATAGCGTATCATCGGCTCATCTAA